In one window of Thiobacillus sp. DNA:
- the flgJ gene encoding flagellar assembly peptidoglycan hydrolase FlgJ, whose protein sequence is MMSAGFVPDRLAVDVADAQALRLKAANGDREALVGAARQFESLLVSQMLKAMRQTRFSDEDDPMSGGEGMKLYQDLLDQQWATQMAKGRGLGFADMMVKALEKHSAAVGGQSMAGGGLSATGVGQPGVGQPGVGQPLGASDAPAVGESGLVTSAPSPKASPGMQPPTANPDIKAGFIARMRPHAEAAAAATGVPADFILAHAALESGWGRHEIKDGAGKSSHNLFGIKAGRSWDGAVAETLTTEYRQGLPMKMTQRFRAYADYDSAFGDYANLLKTRYGDALEAGADASAFARGLVAGGYATDPAYGSKLQSVIARVAMSGV, encoded by the coding sequence ATGATGTCCGCCGGTTTTGTCCCCGATCGCCTGGCGGTGGACGTGGCCGATGCCCAGGCCCTGCGCCTGAAGGCCGCCAATGGCGACCGCGAGGCCCTGGTGGGGGCTGCCAGGCAGTTCGAGTCCCTGCTCGTGTCCCAGATGCTGAAGGCCATGCGCCAGACCCGGTTCAGCGATGAGGACGATCCCATGAGCGGGGGCGAAGGCATGAAGCTCTACCAGGATCTCCTGGACCAGCAGTGGGCCACCCAGATGGCCAAGGGCAGGGGACTGGGCTTCGCGGACATGATGGTGAAGGCCCTCGAAAAGCACTCGGCAGCGGTCGGTGGGCAGTCGATGGCCGGTGGTGGGTTGTCGGCGACGGGAGTGGGCCAGCCGGGAGTGGGCCAGCCAGGAGTTGGTCAGCCATTGGGCGCAAGCGATGCGCCGGCTGTGGGCGAATCAGGGTTGGTGACATCGGCGCCCTCGCCGAAGGCCTCTCCGGGGATGCAACCGCCAACTGCCAACCCGGATATTAAGGCTGGTTTCATCGCCCGCATGCGACCCCACGCCGAAGCCGCGGCTGCCGCCACGGGCGTGCCGGCGGACTTCATCCTGGCCCATGCGGCCCTGGAGTCCGGTTGGGGCCGCCACGAGATCAAGGATGGTGCAGGCAAGTCCAGCCACAACCTGTTCGGTATCAAGGCAGGCCGTAGCTGGGATGGTGCCGTGGCGGAAACCCTGACCACGGAATACCGGCAGGGCCTGCCCATGAAGATGACCCAGCGGTTCCGCGCCTACGCGGATTACGACAGCGCCTTCGGGGATTACGCGAACCTGCTCAAGACCCGTTACGGCGATGCCCTGGAGGCCGGCGCAGACGCGTCTGCCTTCGCCAGGGGTTTGGTGGCCGGAGGCTATGCCACCGACCCGGCCTATGGAAGCAAATTGCAGTCTGTCATCGCCAGGGTGGCGATGAGCGGAGTTTGA
- a CDS encoding HIRAN domain-containing protein, whose product MACSIALIFMPIDRAIAFDKVAQILQTSPVAGFQHYAGAALFPLMRQGDVLVLSREPDNPHDPRAVRVFWHGVQIGYAPRLDNADLARIMDRGVGVEGRILHLQISRDPWKRVLMEIVIPDQ is encoded by the coding sequence ATGGCCTGTTCGATAGCCCTGATCTTCATGCCCATCGACCGAGCCATCGCCTTCGACAAGGTGGCCCAAATTCTCCAGACCTCCCCCGTGGCCGGGTTCCAGCATTACGCCGGCGCGGCCTTGTTCCCCTTGATGCGGCAGGGGGATGTCCTGGTGCTCAGCCGGGAACCCGACAACCCCCATGACCCCCGCGCCGTGCGCGTGTTCTGGCACGGGGTGCAGATCGGCTATGCCCCTCGGCTGGACAACGCGGACCTGGCACGGATCATGGATCGTGGCGTGGGGGTGGAGGGACGCATCCTCCACCTGCAGATCTCCCGGGATCCCTGGAAGCGTGTTCTGATGGAGATCGTCATCCCGGACCAATAG
- a CDS encoding ATP-dependent DNA helicase — protein sequence MKLDEFFSSQGPLAQTITCYRHRAQQLELSGAIMAALEDRARLVVEAGTGTGKTLAYLVPIMLFGGKVILSTGTKTLQDQLFQRDIPAVREALRRPITVALLKGRANYVCHYHLERGLLDARLKSREEVQHLQHIARFASVTDSGDRMACTDVPEDSPAWGWATSTRDNCLGGECPRHKECFVLKARKKALEADLVVVNHHLFFADVWLKDEGAGELLPASNAVIFDEAHQLPQTASLFFGETVTTGMLVDLCRDVRAESAISAPDFPDLPVAAGDLETAARQVRLGLGPNLARLPAAKALERTAFQDAVDVMVQRLARLDTLVESQAERAEALARLHERCREASDRLARWLASQPPGHPGVDSAPLSEAGMVRWLEATAHAVLFHATPLNAGELFARQIEDDPRAWIFTSATLSVRGDFSHYLSEVGLAEAQTGVWDSPFDYPSQALLYVPEGMPDPNSPGYTEAVVEATWPVLQASGGRAFLLFTSLRAMNEAHRLVQARMTGAGESYPLLLQGEKSRSELLDEFRRLGNAVLLGSQSFWEGVDVAGEALSLVVIDRLPFQPPDDPVLAARVDALKRAGKNPFFDYQLPHAVISLKQGAGRLIRRESDRGVLMICDPRLVEKPYGRRIWQALPPMRRSRKREDAMGFFSAKAE from the coding sequence ATGAAGTTGGACGAATTTTTTTCCAGCCAGGGCCCCCTGGCCCAGACCATCACCTGTTATCGGCACAGAGCCCAGCAACTTGAGTTGAGCGGCGCAATCATGGCCGCCCTGGAGGATCGGGCGCGTCTGGTGGTGGAAGCCGGCACGGGCACGGGCAAGACCCTGGCCTATCTGGTGCCCATCATGCTGTTCGGCGGCAAGGTGATCCTGTCCACGGGCACGAAAACGCTCCAGGACCAGCTCTTCCAGCGGGACATACCCGCCGTGCGGGAAGCCCTGCGGCGGCCCATCACCGTGGCCCTGCTTAAGGGGAGGGCCAACTACGTCTGTCACTATCACCTGGAGCGGGGCCTGCTGGATGCGCGCCTGAAGAGTCGCGAGGAGGTCCAGCATCTGCAGCACATCGCCCGCTTCGCATCGGTCACCGATAGCGGCGACCGCATGGCCTGCACCGACGTGCCCGAGGACTCGCCGGCCTGGGGCTGGGCCACTTCCACCCGGGACAACTGCCTGGGGGGCGAATGTCCCCGGCACAAGGAATGCTTCGTGCTCAAGGCCCGCAAGAAGGCCCTGGAGGCGGACCTGGTGGTGGTCAATCACCACCTGTTCTTCGCCGACGTATGGCTCAAGGACGAAGGGGCCGGGGAACTGCTGCCTGCCAGCAATGCCGTCATCTTCGATGAGGCCCACCAGTTGCCCCAGACCGCCAGCCTGTTTTTCGGCGAGACCGTGACCACCGGGATGCTGGTGGACCTGTGCCGGGACGTGCGGGCCGAGTCCGCCATCTCCGCTCCGGATTTCCCGGACCTGCCCGTGGCCGCCGGCGACCTGGAAACAGCCGCCCGCCAGGTGAGGCTGGGCCTGGGCCCCAACCTGGCCAGGCTGCCGGCGGCCAAGGCCCTGGAGCGGACCGCGTTCCAGGACGCCGTGGATGTCATGGTCCAGCGCCTGGCCAGGCTGGACACCCTGGTGGAAAGCCAGGCGGAGCGGGCCGAGGCCCTGGCGCGCCTGCACGAGCGTTGCAGGGAAGCCTCCGACAGGCTGGCGCGGTGGCTTGCAAGTCAACCGCCGGGCCACCCCGGGGTTGACTCGGCCCCCTTGTCGGAGGCGGGCATGGTGCGCTGGCTGGAGGCCACCGCCCATGCCGTGCTGTTTCATGCCACGCCCCTCAACGCGGGCGAGCTTTTCGCCCGCCAGATCGAGGACGACCCCCGGGCCTGGATCTTCACGTCCGCCACCCTGTCGGTGCGCGGGGACTTCTCCCACTACCTCTCGGAGGTCGGCCTGGCGGAAGCCCAGACGGGCGTCTGGGACAGCCCCTTCGATTACCCCAGCCAGGCGCTGCTGTATGTGCCGGAGGGCATGCCGGACCCCAATTCCCCGGGCTACACCGAGGCCGTGGTGGAGGCTACCTGGCCTGTGCTGCAGGCCAGCGGCGGCCGGGCCTTCCTGCTGTTCACCAGCCTGCGGGCCATGAACGAGGCCCACCGCCTTGTCCAGGCCCGCATGACCGGGGCGGGCGAGTCGTACCCCCTGCTCCTGCAGGGGGAGAAAAGCCGCAGCGAATTGCTGGACGAGTTCCGCCGCCTGGGCAATGCCGTGTTGCTGGGCAGCCAGAGCTTCTGGGAGGGCGTGGACGTGGCCGGCGAGGCCCTGTCCCTGGTGGTCATCGACAGGCTGCCGTTCCAGCCCCCGGACGACCCCGTCCTGGCCGCCCGGGTGGACGCCCTGAAGCGGGCGGGAAAGAACCCCTTCTTCGACTACCAGCTGCCCCACGCAGTCATCAGCCTGAAGCAGGGAGCGGGGCGCCTCATCCGCCGGGAGTCGGACCGGGGCGTGCTCATGATCTGCGACCCCCGCCTGGTGGAAAAGCCCTACGGCCGCCGCATCTGGCAGGCCCTGCCGCCCATGCGCCGCAGCCGCAAGAGGGAAGACGCCATGGGTTTCTTTTCAGCCAAGGCGGAATGA
- a CDS encoding alpha/beta fold hydrolase, protein MNTLIRWLILCLFACFSAGARGELVELTLPNRVVVKAEYREGNSSKPAVLLVHGFLQTHNFHTINRLVESLAEEGYSVLAPTLSLGVPHRIRSLACESIHTHTVTSGTEEISAWIRWLKAKNPRPIILAGHSLGNVYNLAYLSNFPDRSVSKFVGISIVEGRLKDGESSRAGMVRKLRKSVHKGNRKVVEGQFSFCQKYVSTPEGLLSYMEWGPDKILNAVDKTGIPVTMIMGSRDDRLGAGWLDRLKRTRAKVIVIEGANHFMDGQYEFDLLDRFLDELRAL, encoded by the coding sequence ATGAATACCTTGATCCGATGGCTGATTCTCTGCCTTTTCGCCTGCTTCAGCGCAGGAGCACGGGGGGAACTGGTGGAGTTGACCCTGCCCAATCGCGTGGTGGTGAAGGCGGAATACCGGGAGGGAAATTCTTCCAAGCCAGCGGTGCTGCTGGTCCATGGCTTTCTCCAGACCCACAACTTCCATACCATCAACAGGTTGGTGGAATCCCTGGCCGAGGAAGGCTATTCCGTGCTGGCTCCCACCCTTTCCCTGGGCGTGCCCCACCGGATCCGCAGCCTGGCCTGCGAGTCGATCCACACCCACACCGTGACCAGCGGCACCGAGGAGATCAGCGCCTGGATCAGGTGGCTCAAGGCAAAGAATCCCCGCCCCATCATCCTGGCGGGACACAGCCTGGGCAACGTCTACAACCTGGCATACCTATCCAACTTCCCGGACCGGTCGGTGAGCAAGTTCGTGGGAATCAGCATCGTCGAAGGGCGCCTGAAGGACGGCGAGTCCTCCAGGGCCGGCATGGTGCGCAAGCTGCGCAAGTCCGTGCACAAAGGCAACAGGAAGGTCGTGGAAGGCCAGTTCTCCTTTTGCCAGAAGTACGTCTCCACGCCCGAAGGCCTGCTCAGTTACATGGAATGGGGGCCGGACAAGATCCTGAATGCCGTCGACAAGACCGGCATACCCGTCACCATGATCATGGGCAGCCGGGATGACCGGCTGGGGGCAGGCTGGCTGGACCGGCTCAAGCGCACCAGGGCCAAGGTCATCGTCATCGAGGGCGCCAACCACTTCATGGACGGCCAGTACGAGTTCGACCTGCTGGACCGTTTCCTGGATGAACTGAGGGCCCTCTGA
- the tsaB gene encoding tRNA (adenosine(37)-N6)-threonylcarbamoyltransferase complex dimerization subunit type 1 TsaB — translation MRLIAFDTATEWCTAALWLDGEVAVREERAGQRHSDLLVPMVMDLLSEAGLSLRQLDGLAYGMGPGSFTGLRIACGVAQGLALGAGVPVLGVSTLEALAEEIWAARGADRVLACLDARMNEVYAGLYQRRDDEWSCLMGPVVCPPDAVAMPSEAGVTGGGPGFQAYPALKERAERHLQALEGDAIPHARSVARLAAPRFARGEGLPPEAAEPLYIRDKVALKICER, via the coding sequence ATGCGCCTCATCGCTTTCGACACCGCCACCGAATGGTGCACCGCCGCCCTTTGGCTGGATGGCGAGGTGGCCGTGCGCGAAGAAAGGGCAGGGCAACGCCATTCGGACCTGCTGGTGCCCATGGTCATGGACCTGCTTTCTGAAGCTGGCCTGAGCTTGCGCCAGCTGGACGGCCTGGCCTACGGCATGGGCCCGGGCTCCTTCACCGGCCTGCGCATCGCCTGCGGCGTGGCCCAGGGGCTCGCCCTGGGGGCAGGCGTTCCGGTGTTGGGCGTATCGACCCTGGAGGCCCTGGCCGAGGAGATCTGGGCGGCCCGGGGCGCGGATCGCGTGCTGGCCTGCCTGGACGCCCGCATGAACGAGGTCTACGCCGGGCTCTACCAGCGTCGAGATGATGAGTGGAGCTGCCTCATGGGCCCGGTGGTGTGCCCTCCTGATGCCGTCGCCATGCCCTCAGAGGCCGGGGTCACGGGCGGTGGCCCGGGATTTCAGGCCTATCCCGCACTGAAGGAAAGGGCAGAGAGGCACCTGCAAGCCCTGGAAGGCGATGCAATCCCCCATGCCCGCTCCGTCGCAAGGCTGGCCGCTCCCCGTTTCGCCCGCGGCGAAGGCTTGCCCCCGGAGGCTGCCGAACCGCTGTACATCCGCGACAAGGTGGCCCTCAAGATATGCGAACGTTGA
- a CDS encoding DUF302 domain-containing protein, giving the protein MQPQAAPGAPAKPYTMRRVVTQQEKIQMMQMAMPMMTNLMGMQMADSMNYFARKYKAKKGLTFEDVRDSLFLRANVNNVKKVGENLMWMDFKAVLDDKDAPRIEVYSFCDISVGRDLLKISPEFVVFLPCRIVVMEDANKDIWVMMLDWSLDWVKGFERQLGLTPELVKGAIDLNARMDDMMQAAANGDL; this is encoded by the coding sequence CTGCAGCCCCAGGCCGCCCCTGGGGCACCCGCCAAGCCCTATACCATGCGACGTGTGGTTACCCAGCAGGAAAAGATACAGATGATGCAGATGGCCATGCCCATGATGACCAACCTCATGGGCATGCAGATGGCCGACTCCATGAACTACTTCGCCCGCAAGTACAAGGCGAAGAAGGGCCTCACCTTCGAGGACGTGCGGGACTCCCTGTTCCTGCGGGCCAACGTTAACAACGTGAAGAAGGTGGGCGAGAACCTGATGTGGATGGACTTCAAGGCGGTGCTGGACGACAAGGACGCCCCCCGCATCGAGGTCTATTCCTTCTGCGACATCTCCGTGGGCCGCGACCTGCTCAAGATCAGCCCGGAATTCGTGGTCTTCCTGCCCTGCCGCATCGTCGTCATGGAAGACGCCAACAAGGACATCTGGGTCATGATGCTGGACTGGAGCCTGGACTGGGTGAAGGGCTTCGAGCGCCAGCTGGGCCTGACGCCGGAGCTGGTCAAGGGCGCCATCGACCTGAACGCCCGCATGGACGACATGATGCAGGCCGCCGCCAACGGCGATCTGTAA
- a CDS encoding uracil-DNA glycosylase, with protein sequence MGREDRLRELGLWPAWRLKDGRQPAVGTGQPDEHQAPEPSSADAPCPVSRSPLPTVDLEDWDTLAAAVAACTRCDLHKTRTQGVLGVGDRNADWLVVGEAPGAEEDRLGQPFVGQAGKLLDAMLAAIGQARGRNVYIANVLKSRPPGNRDPRPDEVAACVPYLERQIDLIRPKIILALGRFAAQSLLLTDTPIGRLRGKVHEYRGVPLVVTYHPAYLLRNPADKAKVWEDLLLAQRTLRAL encoded by the coding sequence CTGGGACGGGAAGACCGCCTGCGGGAACTGGGCCTGTGGCCGGCATGGCGTCTCAAGGATGGCCGACAGCCCGCGGTGGGCACTGGGCAGCCGGACGAGCACCAAGCTCCCGAACCGTCCTCTGCGGATGCCCCATGCCCCGTTTCCCGGTCCCCACTTCCCACTGTCGACCTGGAAGATTGGGATACCCTGGCGGCCGCCGTAGCCGCCTGCACCCGATGCGACCTGCACAAGACCCGCACCCAGGGCGTCCTGGGGGTGGGGGACCGCAATGCCGACTGGCTGGTGGTGGGGGAGGCCCCGGGCGCGGAGGAGGATCGCCTGGGCCAGCCCTTCGTGGGCCAGGCGGGCAAGCTGCTGGACGCCATGCTTGCGGCCATCGGCCAGGCCCGGGGCCGCAACGTCTACATCGCCAACGTGCTCAAGTCCCGGCCCCCGGGCAACCGGGACCCCAGGCCGGATGAAGTGGCCGCCTGCGTGCCCTATCTTGAGCGCCAGATCGACCTGATCCGGCCGAAGATCATCCTGGCCCTGGGACGCTTCGCCGCCCAGAGCCTGCTGCTCACCGACACCCCCATCGGCCGCCTGCGGGGCAAGGTGCACGAATACCGGGGCGTGCCCCTGGTGGTGACCTATCACCCCGCCTACCTGCTGCGCAATCCGGCCGACAAGGCCAAGGTTTGGGAAGATTTGTTGCTGGCCCAGCGGACGCTGCGCGCTTTGTGA
- a CDS encoding EAL domain-containing protein, with the protein MAPISLKPLSISRLALLYLALSAVLLLAIATYFWREIEETTHQLHLHETQAAKSELAEAIGDVRKRMTEISSALANWDETKQQLVFPEYYTLWRDNRVRDVGIVPPTVDSVALYDKAGNILMNSDSPDPMPLKLPGSPPLTLFRRDAGHDHLYQYTPVFADPAKGVLLGYLGLKFDLVVELTHARAYRYADMATLRVSMDPNSAVDASSALEYLQVQAQPNPELLEFQRLLENSLTRLALALLLTLALAALLVNRLVVRPLRRLSEEIDTMRDAGVDITAQRLESLPVLELENVRRSFNDYQARLADLHQDLEQTSQDFFDQARHDALTGAFNRRAFDEDWREGILDRRLDNMALILFDCDHFKAINDTYGHNVGDAVIQAIAACLQQALRADDRLYRLGGDEFATLITDTDARHAQSVAERCLEHIFAHDFRQHGLSEPVTISIGVAVSDDGLGKGQRITLTELQKRADLAMYAAKRPGGQKIVFYTPDIGSVESLVANRSINAVFRAIQDPDLIEIAYQAVVRLPGIEQEYSEALTRIRFEGQLIFPGDIFPIIQDRNLDAEFDMAIIRAINRDMDTETLPPGKGVSINISAQGIVNAKVVDAMVALLEAEQRRKIVVEITETALITQMETATANIQRLRSVGALVALDDFGSGYSSLRYLASMPVDLVKFDISMVRMLESGNARQQLMIEEIARMVIAAGYDLVAEGIESQTLLDKVVRLGFSHGQGYLFGKPGEYGSGGGRALPGSGPDLQVRAALLESFTSPGS; encoded by the coding sequence ATGGCCCCGATCTCATTGAAGCCCCTCAGCATCAGCAGGCTGGCCCTGCTGTATCTGGCACTCTCGGCAGTGCTGCTGCTGGCCATTGCGACCTATTTCTGGCGCGAGATCGAGGAGACCACCCATCAGCTCCACCTGCACGAGACCCAGGCGGCCAAATCCGAGCTTGCGGAGGCCATCGGCGATGTGCGCAAGCGCATGACCGAGATTTCCAGCGCCCTGGCCAATTGGGACGAGACCAAGCAGCAACTGGTTTTCCCCGAGTACTACACGCTGTGGCGGGACAACCGGGTACGGGATGTGGGCATCGTTCCCCCCACCGTGGACAGCGTCGCCCTCTACGACAAGGCGGGCAACATCCTGATGAACTCCGACAGCCCGGACCCCATGCCGCTGAAGCTGCCGGGCTCCCCGCCCCTCACGCTGTTTCGCCGTGATGCGGGGCATGACCACCTGTATCAATACACCCCGGTCTTCGCCGACCCGGCCAAGGGTGTCCTGTTGGGTTACCTGGGACTGAAATTCGACCTCGTGGTGGAACTGACCCATGCCCGGGCCTACCGTTATGCGGACATGGCGACGCTGAGGGTGAGCATGGACCCCAACAGCGCGGTGGATGCGTCCTCCGCGCTGGAATATCTGCAGGTCCAGGCCCAGCCCAACCCCGAGCTGCTGGAATTCCAGCGCCTGCTCGAAAACAGCCTGACCCGCCTGGCCCTGGCATTGCTGCTCACCCTGGCGCTGGCGGCGTTGCTGGTCAACCGACTGGTCGTCCGTCCCCTGCGCCGACTGTCGGAGGAGATAGACACCATGCGGGATGCCGGCGTCGACATAACGGCGCAGCGACTGGAAAGCCTGCCCGTGCTGGAACTGGAGAATGTTCGCCGCTCCTTCAACGACTACCAGGCCAGGCTGGCGGACCTGCACCAGGACCTGGAGCAGACCAGCCAGGATTTCTTCGACCAGGCACGCCATGACGCCCTCACCGGCGCCTTCAACCGTCGCGCCTTCGACGAGGACTGGCGCGAAGGCATTCTGGACCGGCGCCTGGACAACATGGCCCTGATCCTCTTCGACTGCGACCATTTCAAGGCCATCAACGACACCTACGGGCACAACGTGGGCGACGCCGTGATCCAGGCCATCGCCGCATGCCTGCAACAGGCCTTGCGGGCCGATGACCGCCTTTATCGCCTGGGCGGCGACGAGTTCGCCACCCTCATCACCGATACGGACGCGCGCCATGCCCAGAGCGTGGCCGAGCGTTGCCTGGAGCACATATTTGCCCACGACTTCCGCCAGCATGGACTGTCCGAGCCCGTCACCATCAGCATCGGCGTGGCCGTGTCCGATGACGGCCTTGGCAAAGGTCAACGCATCACCCTCACGGAACTGCAAAAGCGCGCTGACCTGGCCATGTACGCCGCCAAGCGCCCCGGTGGCCAGAAGATCGTGTTCTACACGCCGGACATCGGCAGCGTGGAGTCCCTGGTGGCCAACCGCTCCATCAACGCCGTGTTCCGGGCCATCCAGGATCCGGACCTCATCGAGATCGCCTACCAGGCGGTGGTTCGCCTGCCGGGCATCGAGCAGGAATACTCGGAGGCCCTGACCCGCATCCGCTTCGAGGGCCAGCTGATCTTTCCGGGGGACATCTTCCCCATCATCCAGGACCGCAACCTGGACGCGGAATTCGACATGGCCATCATCCGGGCCATCAACCGCGACATGGACACCGAAACCCTGCCGCCAGGCAAGGGGGTTTCCATCAACATCTCCGCCCAGGGCATCGTCAACGCCAAGGTCGTGGATGCCATGGTGGCCCTGCTGGAGGCGGAACAACGCCGCAAGATCGTGGTGGAAATCACGGAGACAGCCCTGATCACGCAGATGGAAACCGCCACGGCGAACATCCAGAGGCTCAGGTCTGTCGGCGCCCTCGTGGCCCTGGACGACTTCGGCAGCGGCTATTCTTCCCTGCGCTACCTGGCTTCCATGCCCGTGGACCTGGTGAAATTCGATATCTCCATGGTGCGCATGCTGGAGTCCGGCAACGCGCGGCAACAGCTCATGATCGAGGAGATTGCCCGCATGGTCATCGCCGCGGGCTACGACCTGGTGGCCGAGGGCATCGAAAGCCAGACATTGCTGGACAAGGTGGTGCGCCTGGGCTTTTCTCACGGCCAGGGCTATCTGTTCGGGAAGCCCGGGGAATACGGTAGCGGCGGCGGCCGCGCCCTGCCCGGCTCGGGTCCGGATCTCCAGGTCCGGGCAGCCCTGCTGGAGTCCTTTACTAGCCCAGGAAGTTGA
- the flgK gene encoding flagellar hook-associated protein FlgK, with translation MPSGILGVALTGLNAAQVGIRTTEHNIANVNTAGYRRQEAVFAATKAQYSPTGYIGTGTSTTSVRQLYSRFLDNEVLQNQAQLSRHETYGAQASQIDKMLGDAGSGLSTALDNYFAAINEVANDPTSNAARQNLLSAGNNLAGRVNTLDNKLKSMRAATNSDIEAIARQVNALSAQIAGLNNTIARDEGVNGRTANDLRDQRQQLVSDLNKLVNVSTIEQSDGSLNLFIGSGQPLVVGTLAYGLSAVTDPSDSTLKVPALTLGASTITLDSSLISGGQLGGVLAQREDILLPALDDLNVISMAVASSVNTLHRGGLDYNLNAGVDFFTNPVVAQGATVGELNMTITNDLLLDRVGYRIDFNGPDYDVTVLSTGVTTNYANLAAVNAAGLGFTVAAGVPAPAAGESWLIGDYAGQMSMELTSTSQVAAAGAAAIGPGDNSNMLAMADLRTSQVLNNGTRSFSEAYDESVSRTASLTAEADLSQSAFSALVEQATASQQEISGVNLDEEAVNLIRYQQAYQAAARAMQIASSLFDEVLGIVR, from the coding sequence ATGCCATCAGGGATACTAGGCGTTGCGTTGACGGGCCTGAATGCGGCCCAGGTGGGCATACGCACCACGGAACACAACATCGCCAACGTCAACACCGCCGGCTACCGGCGCCAGGAGGCGGTATTCGCCGCCACCAAGGCCCAGTACTCGCCCACCGGGTATATCGGCACGGGTACCAGCACCACTTCGGTTCGCCAGCTCTACAGCCGCTTCCTGGACAACGAGGTGCTGCAGAACCAGGCCCAGCTCAGCCGCCATGAGACCTATGGCGCCCAGGCCAGCCAGATCGACAAGATGCTGGGGGATGCGGGCAGCGGTCTTTCCACGGCCCTGGACAATTACTTCGCGGCCATCAACGAGGTGGCCAACGACCCCACGTCCAACGCCGCGCGGCAGAACCTGCTCTCCGCCGGCAACAACCTGGCGGGGCGCGTCAACACCCTGGACAACAAGCTGAAGTCCATGCGTGCCGCCACCAACTCGGACATCGAGGCCATCGCCCGGCAGGTGAATGCCCTCTCAGCCCAGATCGCCGGCCTCAACAACACCATTGCCCGGGACGAAGGCGTGAACGGGCGAACGGCCAACGACCTGCGCGACCAGCGGCAACAACTCGTCTCGGACCTGAACAAGCTGGTCAACGTATCCACCATCGAACAGTCGGACGGCAGCCTCAACCTCTTCATCGGCAGCGGCCAGCCCCTGGTGGTGGGAACCCTGGCCTACGGCCTGTCCGCCGTGACCGACCCAAGCGACAGCACCCTGAAGGTGCCGGCCCTGACCCTGGGGGCCAGCACCATCACCCTGGATTCCAGCCTGATCTCCGGTGGCCAGCTGGGCGGCGTGCTGGCCCAGCGGGAGGACATCCTCCTGCCCGCCCTGGACGATCTCAACGTCATCTCCATGGCCGTGGCCAGCAGCGTGAACACGCTGCATCGCGGCGGCCTGGACTACAACTTGAACGCTGGCGTGGACTTCTTCACCAACCCGGTGGTGGCCCAGGGGGCCACGGTGGGTGAGCTCAACATGACCATCACCAACGACCTGCTGCTGGACCGGGTTGGATACCGGATCGACTTCAACGGCCCGGACTATGACGTGACCGTGCTATCCACGGGCGTGACCACGAACTACGCCAACCTCGCGGCCGTCAATGCCGCCGGACTGGGATTCACCGTGGCCGCCGGCGTGCCGGCGCCCGCTGCGGGGGAGAGCTGGCTGATCGGCGACTATGCCGGCCAGATGAGCATGGAGCTGACCAGTACCAGCCAGGTGGCGGCAGCCGGCGCGGCGGCCATCGGACCGGGGGACAACAGCAACATGCTGGCCATGGCCGACCTGAGGACCAGCCAGGTCCTCAACAACGGCACCCGCAGCTTTTCCGAAGCCTACGACGAGTCCGTCAGCCGCACGGCAAGCCTGACGGCAGAGGCGGACCTGTCCCAATCGGCCTTTTCGGCCTTGGTGGAGCAGGCCACGGCGTCCCAGCAGGAGATATCCGGCGTGAACCTGGACGAGGAAGCGGTGAACCTGATCCGCTACCAGCAGGCTTATCAGGCCGCTGCCCGGGCCATGCAGATCGCCTCGAGCCTGTTCGATGAAGTGCTCGGCATCGTCCGGTAA
- the rimI gene encoding ribosomal protein S18-alanine N-acetyltransferase, producing MSAVLKPLAMQFRPMREEDLDELLRIERAVYPYPWTMGNFRDCLGAGYSCWVGEIEGRLAGYWLMMSVVDEGHILNCCIAPHWQRQGYGRQLMAHLFQVAQDHNSHSLYLEVRVSNEAAKRLYASLGFEFIGQRRNYYPTDNGREDALVMRRVL from the coding sequence ATGAGCGCCGTATTGAAGCCCCTGGCCATGCAGTTCCGCCCCATGCGGGAGGAGGACCTGGACGAACTCCTGCGCATCGAGCGGGCCGTCTACCCCTATCCCTGGACCATGGGCAACTTCCGCGATTGCCTCGGCGCGGGCTATTCCTGCTGGGTAGGAGAGATCGAGGGACGCCTGGCTGGCTACTGGCTGATGATGTCCGTGGTGGACGAGGGCCACATCCTCAACTGCTGCATCGCCCCCCACTGGCAGCGCCAGGGGTACGGCCGGCAACTCATGGCCCATCTTTTCCAGGTGGCCCAGGACCACAACAGCCATAGCCTCTACCTGGAGGTGCGGGTTTCCAACGAAGCCGCCAAACGCCTCTACGCCAGCCTGGGCTTCGAGTTCATCGGCCAGCGCAGGAACTACTACCCCACGGACAATGGCCGCGAGGACGCCCTGGTGATGAGGCGGGTGCTGTGA